DNA from Variovorax sp. PBL-H6:
CCGACTTCAAGGCGCCGGCGGGCCTGGGTGGCGCCGAGGCGCTCGACATCAAGCTCAAGGCTTCCTGGCTGGTGTGCCGCAAGGAATGCATCCCCGAGGACGGCGAGTTCCTGCTCAGGCTGCCGGTCCAGGGCTCGACCGCGGTGAATCAGAGCGCCTTCGAGGCGGCGCTGGCCGCCCGCCCGATGCCCCTGGACAAGCCTGGCGCCATCGCCATCGAAGGGCAGCAGCTGCAGGTCCGGCTCGAGGGACTGCCGGCCGCCGCGCGCGGCAAGACCCTGGAGCTGTTCCCCGAGACCGGCGAAGTGATCCATACCGCCGCCGTCCTCGGCAAGGACTGGACCCAGGCCTGGGACGGCGACACCTGGACCGCCAGCGTGCCGCTGGCCGAGCAGCGCAGCGCCAGCCCCGGCACGATGCCTGTGGTGGTCGCGCTGGCCGAGGCCGACCGACAAGCCGGCCAGCCGGTCGCCTGGCGCGCCGAGGCGCCGGTCAGCGGCACCTGGCCGGCCGCCGCCCCGCGCGCCGAGGTGTCGCCCGGCCTGAAAGCCGCGCTCGAAGCCAATACGGCACCTCCGCTGCCGCAACCCACCGGCAGTTTCATCGCCGCATTGCTGGGCGCTTTTCTGGGCGGCCTGCTGCTCAACCTGATGCCCTGCGTGTTCCCGGTGCTGGCCATCAAGGTGCTGGGCTTCACGCGCCGTGCCGACGACGATTCGGCTCACAGGACCGCCGCCTTGGCGTACACCGGCGGGGTGATGCTGTCCTTCCTCGCGCTTGGAACTGCGATGCTCGCGCTACGCGCGGCGGGTGCTGAACTGGGCTGGGGCTTCCAGCTGCAGTCGCCCGCGGTGGTGGCTGTGCTGGCGGGCCTCTTCACGTTGATCGGACTCAACCTCGCTGGGCTCTTCGAGTTCCGAATGCTCGCGCCGTCGTCGGTGTGCAGCGCGCAGAGCCGGCATCCACTGGCCAACGATTTCCTGTCCGGGGTGCTGGCGGTGGTGATTGCTTCGCCCTGCACCGCCCCCTTCATGGGCGCCTCGATGGGCCTCACGATCGGGCTGCCCGCGGCGCAGGCGCTGCTGATCTTCGCGGCGCTCGGCTTCGGCCTGGCCCTGCCCTACCTGGCCGCCGGCTTCGTGCCCGGCGTGGCGCGCCTGCTGCCGAAGCCCGGCCCGTGGATGAACGTCCTGCGCCGACTGCTCGCCTTCCCGATCTTCGCCACGGTCGCCTGGCTGGTCTGGGTCCTGGGGCAGCAAAGCGGCATCGATGGCGCGGGTGCGCTGCTAGGCCTGCTGGTGTGCCTGGCGGCAATCGTCTGGGCCCTCACCCTGCGCGGGCGCACCCGCGTCGTGCTGGCCGGCCTGCTGATCGCCGTCACCGCAGTGCTGGCCGGCACCATCGGCACAAACGTGGTCGGCAATGCGGCGCCCGTCGTGGCCGCCTCGGCCGGCGAGCGCTGGCAGCCCTGGTCACCCGTCCGGGTGAGCGAGCTGGCCGCGGAAGGTCGCCCGGTGTTCGTCGACTTCACCGCCGCGTGGTGCGTCACCTGCCAGTACAACAAGCGCAGCACGCTGGCCGATGCCGCGCTGCTGGCCGAGTTCGACGCGAGGAAGGTGGCCATGCTGAGAGCCGACTGGACCCGCCGCGACCCCGAAATCACCGCCGCCCTGGCCGCGCTCGGCCGCACCGGCGTACCGGCCTATGTGCTCATGGCGCCTGGCCGCGCGCCGGTCGTGCTGACCG
Protein-coding regions in this window:
- a CDS encoding protein-disulfide reductase DsbD family protein → MALSPLFSFLRRAAFLGATVAAIFPAAAQLTPRIGSVVTTPHVRAELIAHAPQGVSAGAPVWVGLQIAHQPEWHTYWKNAGDSGLPTELAWSLPAGVSAGEIAWPVPKKIPIGTLANYGYEGTVLLPVPLTVAPDFKAPAGLGGAEALDIKLKASWLVCRKECIPEDGEFLLRLPVQGSTAVNQSAFEAALAARPMPLDKPGAIAIEGQQLQVRLEGLPAAARGKTLELFPETGEVIHTAAVLGKDWTQAWDGDTWTASVPLAEQRSASPGTMPVVVALAEADRQAGQPVAWRAEAPVSGTWPAAAPRAEVSPGLKAALEANTAPPLPQPTGSFIAALLGAFLGGLLLNLMPCVFPVLAIKVLGFTRRADDDSAHRTAALAYTGGVMLSFLALGTAMLALRAAGAELGWGFQLQSPAVVAVLAGLFTLIGLNLAGLFEFRMLAPSSVCSAQSRHPLANDFLSGVLAVVIASPCTAPFMGASMGLTIGLPAAQALLIFAALGFGLALPYLAAGFVPGVARLLPKPGPWMNVLRRLLAFPIFATVAWLVWVLGQQSGIDGAGALLGLLVCLAAIVWALTLRGRTRVVLAGLLIAVTAVLAGTIGTNVVGNAAPVVAASAGERWQPWSPVRVSELAAEGRPVFVDFTAAWCVTCQYNKRSTLADAALLAEFDARKVAMLRADWTRRDPEITAALAALGRTGVPAYVLMAPGRAPVVLTEILSKEEVREALARL